One Williamsia phyllosphaerae DNA segment encodes these proteins:
- a CDS encoding dihydrofolate reductase family protein: protein MTRTNLSMSISADGYIAGPSQSEDNPLGIGGHALHTWHIGPAAEHPVNRQVMSDMMDGMGATIMGRNMFGPVRGEWGDSDWRGWWGDEPPYHCPVFVLTHHAHEPIEMAGGTTFFFVTDGIEAAYDQAVSAASDRPISIAGGASCARQAIAAGIVDEIDLQMSPQLLGSGERLFDGFAPGRPAMELVRVLEAPGVAHLRYRVMR from the coding sequence ATGACCAGAACGAACCTGTCCATGTCGATATCGGCCGACGGATACATCGCCGGGCCGTCGCAGAGTGAGGACAACCCGCTGGGGATCGGCGGCCACGCGCTGCACACGTGGCACATCGGACCCGCCGCAGAGCATCCGGTCAACCGCCAGGTGATGTCGGACATGATGGACGGTATGGGCGCGACCATCATGGGCCGCAACATGTTCGGCCCGGTCCGCGGCGAGTGGGGTGACTCGGACTGGCGGGGCTGGTGGGGGGATGAGCCGCCGTACCACTGCCCGGTGTTCGTGCTGACCCATCACGCGCACGAGCCGATCGAGATGGCCGGCGGGACCACCTTCTTCTTCGTCACCGACGGTATCGAGGCGGCGTACGACCAAGCCGTCTCCGCCGCGTCGGACCGTCCGATCTCCATCGCCGGTGGTGCATCGTGCGCCCGCCAGGCGATCGCGGCGGGGATCGTCGACGAGATCGACCTGCAAATGAGTCCGCAGCTGCTGGGTTCCGGGGAACGGTTGTTCGACGGATTCGCGCCGGGTCGCCCGGCGATGGAGCTGGTCCGAGTGCTCGAGGCGCCGGGTGTCGCGCACCTGCGCTATCGCGTGATGCGCTAG
- a CDS encoding class I SAM-dependent methyltransferase: MGMQDLIRVVDDARGRGWTIEGSVSDEQIAFLENLTRTSSARDVAEIGFNAGFSSFAFLSAAHDARVTSFDLVEHEYVTMAKEFMDNEFPGRHTLVPGDSRETVPRFVEQGRNLPFDLIFIDGGHTYEVATADIRNMRACADENTIVVFDDLLPHKPWGPDPVRAWGDAIADGLVVQTGLYADGVEVDEVGPEARRGWAVGRYL, from the coding sequence ATGGGCATGCAGGACCTGATCCGGGTTGTCGACGACGCGCGGGGCCGCGGATGGACGATCGAGGGGTCCGTCAGTGACGAGCAGATCGCCTTTCTGGAGAACTTGACACGCACGTCCTCGGCTCGCGATGTCGCGGAGATCGGGTTCAACGCCGGGTTCTCGAGCTTTGCGTTTCTCAGCGCCGCCCACGATGCCCGGGTGACATCGTTCGATCTGGTCGAGCACGAGTACGTGACCATGGCCAAGGAGTTCATGGACAACGAGTTCCCGGGACGGCATACCCTCGTCCCCGGTGACTCCCGCGAGACCGTCCCTCGGTTCGTCGAGCAGGGTCGGAACCTCCCGTTCGATCTGATCTTCATCGACGGCGGGCACACCTACGAGGTCGCGACAGCCGACATCCGCAACATGCGCGCGTGCGCCGACGAGAACACCATCGTCGTGTTCGACGACCTCCTGCCGCACAAGCCGTGGGGTCCTGACCCCGTTCGTGCCTGGGGTGACGCCATCGCCGACGGCCTGGTCGTGCAGACGGGCCTGTACGCCGACGGTGTCGAGGTCGACGAGGTGGGCCCGGAGGCCCGTCGCGGCTGGGCGGTCGGTCGCTACCTCTGA
- a CDS encoding acetyl-CoA acetyltransferase, whose protein sequence is MDELDLRTPVIVGVAQVSERITDDDYRARSAADLAADAVRAALSDTGVPSDVVASAIDTMAAMRAFDDSSPYSHAALGSADNVPRAVAARIGADPSRAILDVTGGQSPQHSVTELCAAIASGTSEVAVSFGAEVISTTRYLAGTDSPPDFTEYVGGSLDDRGFGIRGLTSAQSALHDLTTPPTQYSILENARRARLGVTRGEYLAMMGRLFAPFSAVAAVNPHAAAPVERDAEELVTVTDRNRRITDAYPRYLIARDQVNQAAAVVIMSLGRARALGVPEGRWVFVHGHADLTEHGLNTRPDLGSSPAAVAAVREALAMADVSLEQLAAMDLYSCFAVPVFNLCDGLGLAPDDPRGLTVTGGLPFFGGPGNNYSMHAIVEIARRARADPGSFGMVAANGGILSKHSVAIYSTTPTPWRPSTSASVQADLDRVPTVPFAYRADGPATIESYSVAFDRNGSRTAVVIGRLDNGARFVATPVHGDAALPDLLTGDAEPIGQRIHARAVDAGNRVATDRPSMDRLLPRAVPVFRDRYEGLRLARHGHVLEVTIDRPSSDNAVDATTQRDLDEIIGAFCADDDLRVAILTGAGTECFSVGIDLDGVGSSMQITRPINGFAGLGGRRHLSKPVIAAINGRAEGAAIDMVVSCHLAIADENASFALPETGVGLAPGLETLGRLPDVVGRALAHDMILTGRRLDASAAAAAGLISRVAPAGTVLDMAREMAAAITSRSPIAARAALSFMASDDTDPSPIDDELMVHADTLEGLRAHTEGRAPHFRNR, encoded by the coding sequence GTGGATGAACTCGATCTCCGGACGCCGGTCATCGTCGGCGTGGCGCAGGTGTCGGAACGGATCACCGACGACGACTATCGCGCCCGATCCGCCGCCGACCTCGCGGCCGATGCCGTACGCGCCGCCCTCTCCGACACCGGCGTGCCATCCGATGTCGTCGCGTCGGCGATCGACACCATGGCGGCCATGCGGGCCTTCGATGACTCCAGCCCCTACTCACACGCCGCGCTCGGATCCGCCGACAACGTGCCACGTGCGGTGGCCGCACGCATCGGTGCCGATCCGTCGCGTGCGATCCTCGATGTCACCGGCGGGCAGAGTCCGCAGCACTCGGTGACCGAGCTGTGCGCGGCCATCGCCTCGGGCACGAGCGAGGTCGCCGTCTCGTTCGGCGCCGAGGTCATCTCCACCACCCGATATCTCGCGGGGACGGACTCACCGCCCGATTTCACCGAGTACGTCGGCGGGTCCCTCGACGACCGCGGATTCGGTATCCGCGGGCTGACGTCAGCGCAGTCCGCGCTGCACGACCTCACCACCCCGCCGACGCAGTACTCGATCCTGGAGAACGCACGCCGCGCCCGTCTCGGCGTGACCCGGGGCGAGTACCTCGCGATGATGGGCAGGCTCTTCGCCCCGTTCTCCGCAGTGGCCGCGGTCAACCCACATGCGGCTGCGCCGGTGGAACGCGACGCCGAGGAACTCGTCACGGTCACCGACCGCAATCGTCGGATCACCGACGCCTATCCCCGGTACCTCATTGCTCGTGATCAGGTGAATCAGGCTGCGGCGGTGGTCATCATGTCGCTGGGCCGGGCGCGCGCACTGGGCGTTCCGGAGGGCCGGTGGGTGTTCGTGCACGGACACGCCGACCTCACCGAACACGGTCTGAACACCCGACCCGATCTCGGCTCGAGTCCGGCCGCGGTCGCCGCGGTCCGTGAGGCCCTCGCGATGGCCGACGTGAGCCTCGAACAGTTGGCCGCCATGGACCTCTACAGCTGTTTCGCAGTCCCGGTGTTCAACCTGTGCGACGGCCTCGGCCTGGCGCCTGACGACCCGCGCGGTCTCACGGTCACGGGCGGGTTGCCGTTCTTCGGCGGCCCGGGCAACAACTACTCGATGCACGCGATCGTCGAGATCGCCCGCCGCGCGCGTGCCGATCCCGGTTCGTTCGGGATGGTCGCGGCCAACGGCGGCATCCTCAGCAAACACTCGGTGGCGATCTACTCGACGACCCCGACGCCGTGGCGACCGAGCACGAGCGCCTCGGTACAGGCGGACCTCGACCGGGTGCCGACCGTGCCGTTCGCCTACCGCGCCGATGGCCCCGCCACGATCGAGTCGTATTCGGTTGCGTTCGATCGCAACGGATCCCGTACCGCAGTCGTCATCGGCCGACTCGACAACGGTGCGCGGTTCGTCGCCACTCCCGTCCATGGCGACGCCGCGTTGCCCGACCTGCTGACCGGAGACGCCGAGCCGATCGGACAACGGATCCACGCGCGCGCCGTCGATGCCGGCAATCGGGTCGCGACCGACCGGCCGAGCATGGACCGGTTGCTGCCCCGGGCCGTACCGGTCTTCCGTGATCGCTACGAGGGTCTGCGGCTGGCACGCCACGGCCACGTCCTGGAGGTGACGATTGACCGGCCCTCCTCCGACAATGCGGTCGACGCCACCACCCAGCGGGACCTCGACGAGATCATCGGGGCCTTCTGCGCCGACGACGACCTCCGGGTCGCGATCCTTACCGGCGCCGGGACCGAGTGCTTCAGTGTCGGAATCGATCTCGACGGTGTCGGATCGTCCATGCAGATCACGCGACCGATCAACGGGTTCGCCGGGTTGGGCGGTCGACGCCACCTGTCGAAGCCGGTCATCGCCGCGATCAACGGTCGAGCCGAGGGTGCGGCCATCGACATGGTCGTGTCCTGCCATCTCGCGATCGCCGACGAGAACGCATCATTCGCGCTGCCGGAGACCGGGGTCGGATTGGCGCCGGGCCTCGAGACGCTCGGTCGGCTGCCCGACGTGGTCGGCCGCGCCCTGGCGCACGACATGATCCTGACCGGTCGCCGCCTCGACGCGTCCGCGGCCGCGGCCGCCGGGCTCATCTCACGCGTCGCTCCCGCGGGCACCGTTCTCGACATGGCGCGTGAGATGGCCGCGGCCATCACGTCCCGATCACCCATCGCGGCACGGGCAGCTCTGTCGTTCATGGCATCCGACGACACCGACCCGTCACCGATCGACGACGAGTTGATGGTCCACGCCGACACCCTGGAGGGATTGCGGGCACATACCGAGGGGCGTGCGCCGCACTTCCGGAACCGGTGA
- a CDS encoding serine hydrolase domain-containing protein — protein sequence MSVASAIYENVTGAVSLVVAIVILSRLLLWLRAHAHRPATATGDRELAGLLDTLVTHRTHRLAVIVAEEGRSPRTAVVDASADDRFELGSLSKVVTGLMIADGIDRGELTLATRLDSLVDGISPSLSDITVARLVTHTSGLPRLPSTPAMTLRALAHGLFLTNPYARMSEQRVLTDAARSRRGRVGESLYSNLGASVAGITVAAAQGVSYAELVQNRLFTPIGMTATSASSAGAPAPRGWHGGRRAARWRMDGYAPAGGVVSTPADIARLAQAIADRTAPGIDTSVEPVGAGHGIFWVLGGDRGGVWHNGETGGYSSYLRLEVTPVRRVVVVVADSIPADEQQRIAEKIGDALSVR from the coding sequence ATGTCGGTGGCGTCCGCGATCTACGAGAACGTCACGGGTGCAGTCAGCCTCGTGGTGGCCATCGTGATCTTGTCACGTCTGCTGCTGTGGTTGCGGGCCCACGCGCACCGGCCGGCGACTGCCACGGGCGACCGCGAACTCGCCGGCCTGCTCGACACCCTCGTCACCCACCGCACGCATCGACTCGCCGTGATCGTCGCCGAGGAAGGTCGGTCTCCGCGAACCGCGGTCGTCGACGCGTCCGCGGACGACCGTTTCGAACTCGGCTCCCTGAGCAAGGTCGTGACCGGACTGATGATCGCGGATGGCATCGATCGCGGGGAACTGACCCTCGCCACCCGCCTCGACTCGCTCGTCGACGGCATCTCACCGTCGCTGAGCGACATCACCGTGGCCCGGTTGGTCACGCACACATCGGGTCTCCCGCGACTGCCGTCGACTCCGGCGATGACCCTGCGGGCGCTCGCCCACGGCCTGTTCCTGACCAACCCCTACGCGCGCATGTCGGAGCAGCGGGTGCTGACCGACGCGGCGCGGTCGCGACGTGGCCGGGTGGGGGAGTCGCTGTACTCCAACCTCGGGGCATCCGTCGCCGGGATCACCGTGGCTGCTGCGCAGGGTGTCTCGTACGCAGAGCTGGTGCAGAACCGGTTGTTCACCCCGATCGGGATGACCGCCACGTCGGCGTCGTCGGCGGGAGCGCCCGCACCGCGCGGTTGGCACGGCGGCCGACGTGCGGCACGGTGGCGGATGGACGGGTACGCACCGGCCGGTGGGGTGGTATCGACACCGGCGGACATCGCGCGGCTGGCCCAGGCCATCGCCGACCGGACCGCCCCCGGCATCGACACCTCAGTCGAACCTGTCGGCGCAGGTCACGGGATCTTCTGGGTGCTCGGCGGCGACCGCGGTGGGGTCTGGCACAACGGTGAGACCGGCGGGTACTCGAGCTATCTGAGGCTCGAGGTCACTCCCGTGCGGCGGGTGGTCGTTGTCGTCGCGGATTCGATCCCGGCCGATGAACAACAACGCATCGCCGAGAAGATCGGCGATGCGTTGTCGGTCAGGTGA
- a CDS encoding NADP-dependent succinic semialdehyde dehydrogenase, producing MSVDATNPATGETIGTFEQLTDDAVADKIAIAAEAARSYRLTSLDERAAGLRRAADILDEDSESLAATMTAEMGKTLTAAKAEIAKCAKGLRYYAEHAPEMLADDIADAGAVNASRAFHRFQPLGVILAVMPWNFPLWQVIRFAAPGLMAGNVGLLKHASNVPQTALYLEDLFRRAGLPDGVFQTLIISSKQVEKILRDKRVAAATLTGSEGAGRSIGEIAGSELKKVVLELGGSDPFVVLPSADLAAAAKTATTARCQNNGQSCIAAKRFIVHTDVYDEFAEHFVREMAAQKVGDPTADDTDIGPLATEQGRTDVVELVEDAVAKGAKVLTGGTVPDGPGWFYPPTVISEITTEMDIYGEEVFGPVASLYRATDTDDALRIANDTDFGLGSNVWTTDDSEIEMFVNGLDAGQVFVNGMTASYPEISFGGIKNSGHGRELTKFGIREFCNVKTVWIAG from the coding sequence ATGTCCGTCGACGCCACCAACCCGGCCACCGGGGAGACGATCGGGACGTTCGAGCAGCTCACCGACGACGCGGTCGCGGACAAGATCGCGATCGCGGCGGAGGCAGCGCGCAGCTACCGCCTCACCTCGCTGGACGAGCGCGCCGCCGGTTTACGCCGCGCGGCCGACATCCTCGACGAGGACAGCGAATCGTTGGCGGCGACCATGACCGCGGAGATGGGCAAGACCCTGACCGCGGCGAAGGCCGAGATCGCGAAGTGCGCGAAGGGGCTGCGGTACTACGCCGAGCACGCTCCGGAGATGCTGGCCGACGACATCGCCGACGCCGGGGCGGTGAACGCCTCGCGGGCGTTCCACCGTTTCCAGCCACTCGGGGTGATCCTCGCGGTCATGCCGTGGAACTTCCCGCTGTGGCAGGTCATCCGGTTCGCCGCCCCCGGTTTGATGGCCGGCAACGTGGGGCTGCTCAAGCACGCGTCGAACGTCCCCCAGACCGCGCTCTACCTCGAGGACCTGTTCCGTCGGGCGGGGTTGCCCGACGGGGTGTTCCAGACGTTGATCATCTCCTCGAAGCAGGTGGAGAAGATCCTGCGCGACAAGCGCGTCGCCGCAGCCACTCTGACCGGCAGTGAGGGCGCGGGACGTTCCATCGGTGAGATCGCGGGCAGCGAACTGAAGAAGGTCGTCCTCGAACTCGGTGGCTCGGATCCGTTCGTGGTGCTGCCCTCGGCAGACCTCGCGGCCGCAGCGAAGACCGCCACCACAGCGCGCTGCCAGAACAACGGGCAGTCGTGCATCGCAGCCAAGCGGTTCATCGTCCACACCGATGTCTACGACGAGTTCGCGGAGCACTTCGTCCGCGAGATGGCGGCGCAGAAGGTCGGCGATCCGACGGCCGACGACACCGACATCGGTCCGCTGGCGACCGAGCAGGGTCGCACCGACGTGGTGGAACTCGTCGAGGACGCGGTCGCCAAGGGCGCGAAGGTGCTGACCGGCGGGACTGTTCCCGACGGTCCGGGGTGGTTCTATCCGCCCACGGTGATCAGTGAGATCACCACCGAGATGGACATCTACGGCGAGGAGGTCTTCGGACCGGTGGCTTCGCTGTACCGCGCCACCGACACCGACGACGCCCTGCGCATCGCCAACGACACCGACTTCGGTCTCGGGTCGAACGTGTGGACCACCGACGACTCGGAGATCGAGATGTTCGTCAACGGTCTCGACGCCGGGCAGGTGTTCGTCAACGGGATGACGGCGTCGTACCCGGAGATCTCGTTCGGCGGCATCAAGAACAGCGGTCACGGGCGTGAGCTGACGAAGTTCGGCATCCGGGAGTTCTGTAATGTCAAGACCGTTTGGATCGCCGGATGA
- a CDS encoding alpha/beta fold hydrolase: MRAFVVSVAVLLLTTVAAVVPAASAAPGPGYRTTLLYFSVHTGPNRATPCTIVGELRVPNAATARNRAPAMLTTNGFGGSYKTQEPTAKYLASQGYVTLAYSGLGFGGSSCKITLDSPGNDGVAASQLISYLGGARGIAFTDKALRRPAPVLDSVRRDRVAHDGRPHANDPRVGMIGGSYGGGIQFAAASVDPRIDTIVPLITWNDLSYSLAPNSTSAFSGVSSRVPGASKTSYTTDLFETGVKNPGRAGYASDPARAVGCPNFVAFQCAAITEGTLTGQLSQASVNSFRATSVTSYVDRIKVPVLLGQGQQDTLFDLNEGLATYRALRARGVETKMIWHYWGHSGEPAPGEYSDDAPDRTTQYETGRILDWLDHYLKDSGADTGPRFAYFRNWIDYRGNARPAYAAADEVPRGAPTTFGLSAGGRLVSAPARAVPGATTIATAFTGRSGSASWTTGALSSPLDVVGIPTMTLRVRAIGQPVVFAQIYDVAPNGAATSINDLVAPVRIANPAAPVRITFPGLVHRFAAGHSLQVRITGSDPGFRGGLLGQPVTLLSGPGQSLAVPVVD; encoded by the coding sequence GTGCGCGCATTCGTCGTCTCGGTCGCTGTCCTGCTCCTCACCACCGTCGCCGCGGTCGTCCCGGCGGCGTCGGCCGCGCCGGGTCCCGGCTATCGGACCACCCTGTTGTACTTCTCGGTGCACACCGGGCCGAACCGTGCGACCCCGTGCACCATCGTCGGCGAGCTACGGGTGCCGAACGCGGCCACCGCCCGCAACCGCGCCCCGGCGATGCTGACGACCAACGGGTTCGGCGGGTCGTACAAGACGCAGGAACCCACCGCGAAGTACCTGGCCTCGCAGGGCTACGTGACCCTGGCCTACTCCGGGCTGGGCTTCGGGGGCAGCAGCTGCAAGATCACCCTGGACAGCCCGGGCAACGACGGTGTCGCGGCATCGCAGCTGATCAGCTACCTCGGGGGCGCACGCGGTATCGCCTTCACCGACAAGGCCCTGCGTCGGCCCGCACCGGTGCTCGACTCGGTGCGACGCGACCGTGTCGCCCACGACGGCAGGCCGCACGCCAACGATCCCCGCGTCGGGATGATCGGTGGATCTTACGGCGGCGGAATCCAGTTCGCGGCCGCGAGCGTGGACCCGCGGATCGACACTATCGTCCCGCTGATCACGTGGAACGACCTGTCCTACTCACTGGCCCCGAACTCGACGAGCGCGTTCTCCGGTGTCAGCTCGCGGGTGCCCGGCGCCTCGAAGACGAGCTACACCACCGACCTTTTCGAGACCGGCGTGAAGAATCCCGGCCGCGCCGGGTACGCCAGTGACCCGGCGCGTGCCGTGGGCTGCCCGAACTTCGTCGCCTTCCAGTGTGCCGCGATCACGGAGGGCACTCTGACCGGTCAGCTCAGCCAGGCATCGGTGAACAGCTTCCGCGCCACCTCGGTCACCAGCTATGTCGATCGGATCAAGGTGCCGGTACTGCTCGGTCAAGGTCAGCAGGACACCCTGTTCGACCTCAACGAGGGCCTCGCAACCTACCGTGCGCTGCGGGCGCGCGGTGTCGAGACGAAGATGATCTGGCACTACTGGGGACACAGCGGCGAACCCGCCCCCGGTGAGTACAGCGACGACGCACCCGACCGCACCACGCAGTACGAGACCGGGCGGATCCTCGACTGGCTGGACCACTACCTCAAGGACTCCGGCGCCGACACCGGTCCGCGGTTCGCGTACTTCCGCAACTGGATCGACTACCGCGGCAACGCCCGTCCCGCCTACGCCGCGGCGGACGAGGTCCCAAGGGGCGCACCGACCACCTTCGGTCTGTCCGCCGGTGGCCGACTCGTCAGCGCACCCGCACGCGCGGTTCCCGGCGCGACCACCATCGCGACCGCGTTCACGGGTCGTTCCGGTTCGGCGAGCTGGACCACCGGAGCGCTCTCGTCTCCGCTCGACGTCGTCGGCATCCCGACCATGACCCTGCGGGTCCGGGCGATCGGTCAGCCGGTGGTGTTCGCACAGATCTACGACGTCGCACCGAACGGCGCGGCCACGTCGATCAACGACCTCGTGGCGCCCGTACGCATCGCGAACCCCGCTGCACCGGTCCGGATCACGTTCCCCGGGTTGGTTCATCGCTTCGCCGCCGGCCATAGCCTGCAGGTCCGGATCACCGGCAGCGACCCCGGGTTCCGCGGAGGACTCCTCGGCCAGCCGGTGACGCTGCTCAGCGGACCGGGTCAGTCGCTGGCGGTTCCGGTCGTCGACTGA
- a CDS encoding lipocalin family protein has protein sequence MSTTRKRSPIALSLLAAVAAVIALVAGSATASAAPGPLKPIAKLDVARYMGVWNQVAAIPQPFNLDCLRNTQARYTLLDPNNVKVENSCTKFTGQRSGINGNARVNDQRTKAQLHVSFPGVPFQSNKSGPTNYIVTYIAPDYSWALVGSPDRLSGFVLKRDKGVNSSQWRSIKNVISSRGYNPCFFITTPIDGAYKNIQPLCTVR, from the coding sequence GTGAGCACCACCCGTAAGCGCAGTCCGATTGCGTTGTCGCTACTGGCCGCGGTCGCGGCGGTCATCGCTCTGGTCGCCGGATCGGCGACCGCCTCGGCGGCCCCCGGCCCGCTCAAGCCGATCGCGAAGCTCGACGTCGCGCGCTACATGGGCGTCTGGAACCAGGTCGCGGCGATCCCGCAGCCGTTCAACCTCGACTGCCTGCGCAACACCCAGGCGCGCTACACGCTGCTTGACCCGAACAACGTCAAGGTGGAGAACAGCTGCACCAAGTTCACCGGGCAGCGCAGCGGGATCAACGGCAACGCCCGCGTCAACGACCAGCGGACCAAGGCGCAGCTGCACGTCAGCTTCCCGGGCGTTCCGTTCCAGTCCAACAAGTCCGGACCGACGAACTACATCGTCACCTACATCGCCCCGGATTACTCGTGGGCACTGGTCGGCAGTCCGGATCGCCTGTCGGGCTTCGTCCTCAAGCGCGACAAGGGAGTCAACTCGTCGCAGTGGCGCTCGATCAAGAACGTGATCTCCTCGCGCGGCTACAACCCGTGCTTCTTCATCACGACCCCGATCGACGGTGCGTACAAGAACATCCAGCCCTTGTGCACCGTGCGCTGA
- a CDS encoding DUF7800 domain-containing protein — MSNSPDLVLGPILRYVDTHQATVWVETDRACTVEVSTSTGSTGSEPTWGIGGHHFAIVVLDDLPAASLVDYRVELRADSASASCWPPEDVRAVFRTADPDGDVAISFGSCRRGDTYDDESLQRIGADALVGLARRVRTEAPAHWPDLLLLLGDQVYADDPSPEILAQLHRHRAANPETTAALGDEVADEICDFEEYTWLYRESWGTPKVRALMASVPSCMILDDHDLRDDWNSSADWRRTVTATDWWPRRVVGAFTSYWIYQHLGNLSPTELAVDPVYAAVREAPDDVAREKILADFSLRADAEPDSTRWSYVRDLGHTRLIMIDSRCSRDLTPEHRAMLDVPEWEWLRTVTLETDARHILFGTSLPYLMLPALHHLEQWNEAVAQGAWGPRAAKVGEKLRLELDLEHWAAFDNSFRDMAGLVSELTARPTPPASVVWLSGDVHCSYVAEAQLTEKSTPQTALYQLTMSPFRNPLERPIRVVNRIAIRKPMVGLMRRLSRRAHVPETPMSWRATAGPWFDNGVMSLTITGERLLIRVEHAFVAPDRSQRLSQTHTGELTR; from the coding sequence GTGAGCAATTCCCCTGACCTGGTACTCGGTCCGATCCTGCGCTACGTCGACACCCACCAGGCCACGGTCTGGGTCGAGACCGACCGGGCGTGCACGGTGGAGGTCTCGACATCCACCGGGTCCACCGGTAGCGAGCCGACGTGGGGCATCGGTGGACACCACTTCGCGATCGTCGTCCTCGACGACCTGCCCGCAGCCTCCCTCGTCGACTACCGGGTCGAACTGCGCGCCGACTCCGCCAGCGCGAGCTGCTGGCCGCCCGAGGACGTCCGCGCGGTCTTCCGCACCGCCGATCCCGACGGTGACGTGGCGATCTCGTTCGGTTCGTGTCGTCGTGGCGACACCTACGACGACGAGTCCCTGCAGCGCATCGGCGCCGACGCGCTCGTCGGGCTGGCGCGTCGGGTCCGTACCGAGGCGCCCGCCCACTGGCCGGATCTGTTGCTGCTGCTCGGCGACCAGGTCTACGCCGACGACCCGTCGCCGGAGATCCTCGCGCAACTCCACCGGCATCGGGCCGCGAACCCGGAGACGACCGCCGCACTCGGCGACGAGGTCGCGGACGAGATCTGCGACTTCGAGGAGTACACGTGGCTCTACCGGGAGTCCTGGGGCACGCCGAAGGTTCGCGCGCTCATGGCGAGCGTCCCGAGCTGCATGATCCTCGACGACCACGACTTGCGCGATGACTGGAACTCCTCGGCCGACTGGCGACGGACCGTCACCGCCACCGACTGGTGGCCGCGGCGCGTGGTGGGCGCGTTCACGTCGTATTGGATCTATCAACATCTGGGCAACCTCTCGCCCACCGAACTCGCCGTCGACCCGGTCTATGCGGCCGTCCGCGAGGCACCCGACGACGTCGCGCGGGAGAAGATCCTCGCCGACTTCTCGCTGCGTGCCGACGCCGAACCCGACTCGACCCGGTGGAGCTACGTGCGCGACCTCGGCCACACGCGCCTGATCATGATCGACTCCCGCTGTTCGCGAGACCTGACCCCGGAACATCGCGCGATGCTCGACGTGCCCGAGTGGGAGTGGTTGCGCACGGTCACGCTCGAGACGGACGCGCGGCACATCCTGTTCGGCACCTCGCTGCCCTACCTGATGCTCCCGGCGCTGCACCACCTCGAACAGTGGAACGAGGCCGTTGCGCAGGGGGCCTGGGGTCCCCGCGCGGCGAAGGTCGGCGAGAAGCTGCGGCTGGAGCTCGACCTCGAGCACTGGGCCGCGTTCGACAACTCCTTCCGGGACATGGCCGGACTCGTCTCCGAACTCACCGCCCGACCCACCCCGCCGGCATCGGTGGTGTGGCTCTCCGGTGACGTGCACTGTTCCTATGTGGCGGAAGCACAGTTGACCGAGAAGTCGACACCGCAGACCGCGCTCTACCAACTGACGATGTCGCCGTTCCGCAACCCGCTGGAGCGGCCGATCCGTGTGGTCAACCGCATCGCGATCCGCAAGCCGATGGTCGGTCTGATGCGTCGCCTGTCCCGGCGCGCGCACGTACCGGAGACGCCGATGAGTTGGCGGGCCACGGCGGGCCCGTGGTTCGACAACGGGGTGATGTCGTTGACCATCACCGGCGAACGCCTGCTGATCCGGGTGGAGCACGCCTTCGTCGCCCCCGACCGGTCGCAGCGACTGTCGCAGACCCACACCGGGGAACTGACTCGCTGA
- a CDS encoding DUF5819 family protein, with amino-acid sequence MTDQDSTEKVGRGPKAVVCLLLLCAAIYVVCAVVVDMPSSPVQTRVAVPANKVIHPVFDQDWQLFAPTPATSNSLIKVTAVTERGGTRTTQAPFDIEAPLEKAAIANPVVPTKLAGLSLAANEEWNTYRTKLQAIKSTVAPQNRQAAIAELDHQYRFTYDSLDRAASYYAHARFPGTQIVKVRVTFYKQDMVPFSRRNDHPVMPVKPLLQTSWLPYIADIDGGS; translated from the coding sequence GTGACCGATCAGGACTCGACGGAGAAGGTGGGCCGCGGCCCCAAAGCCGTGGTCTGCCTTCTCCTTCTGTGCGCTGCGATCTACGTCGTCTGTGCCGTCGTGGTCGACATGCCGTCGTCGCCGGTGCAGACGCGCGTCGCGGTACCGGCGAACAAGGTCATTCACCCGGTGTTCGACCAGGACTGGCAGCTCTTCGCCCCCACTCCGGCCACCTCCAACAGCCTGATCAAGGTGACCGCGGTGACGGAGAGAGGTGGGACGCGAACGACCCAGGCGCCGTTCGACATAGAGGCCCCACTGGAGAAAGCGGCGATAGCGAATCCGGTGGTCCCCACCAAGCTGGCCGGGCTGAGTCTCGCCGCCAACGAGGAGTGGAACACCTACCGCACCAAGCTGCAGGCGATCAAGAGCACGGTGGCGCCGCAGAATCGACAGGCCGCGATCGCCGAGCTCGATCACCAGTACCGCTTCACCTACGACAGCCTCGACCGCGCCGCGTCGTACTACGCCCACGCCCGGTTCCCAGGAACTCAGATCGTCAAGGTGCGCGTGACGTTCTACAAGCAGGACATGGTGCCGTTCTCCCGACGAAACGACCACCCGGTCATGCCGGTCAAGCCATTGCTGCAGACCTCGTGGCTGCCCTATATCGCCGACATCGACGGTGGATCATGA